Proteins from a genomic interval of Ramlibacter algicola:
- the lepA gene encoding translation elongation factor 4, with product MNHIRNFSIIAHIDHGKSTLADRLIQRCGGLSEREMEEQVLDSMDLEKERGITIKAQTAALTYKARDGQVYNLNLIDTPGHVDFSYEVSRSLSACEGALLVVDASQGVEAQTVANCYTALDLGVEVVPVLNKMDLPQADPENAKAEIEDVIGIDASNAIPCSAKTGLGIDEILEAIVARMPAPKGNPDGPLRAMIIDSWFDSYVGVVMLVRVVDGRLAKGDRIKLMATDSTYETTQLGVFTPGNAPRDALVAGEVGYIIAGIKELQAAKVGDTVTLVKAGSGGAAFTATEPLPGFKEIQPQVFAGLYPVEANQYDSLRDSLEKLKLNDASLHYEPEVSQALGFGFRCGFLGLLHMDIVQERLEREFDQDLITTAPSVVYQVQQGDGEVVMVENPAKMPEVGRIQEIREPIVTVHLYMPQEYVGAVMTLANQKRGLQINMAYHGRQVMLTYELPLGEIVLDFFDKLKSVSRGYASMDYEFKEYRASDVVKVDILLNGEKVDALSIIVHRTQAQYRGRAVVAKMREIISRQMFDVAIQAAIGANVIARETVKALRKNVLAKCYGGDITRKRKLLEKQKAGKKRMKQIGSVEVPQEAFLAILQVEE from the coding sequence ATGAATCACATCAGAAACTTTTCGATCATCGCCCACATCGACCATGGCAAGTCGACGCTGGCCGACCGCCTGATCCAGCGATGCGGCGGCCTCTCCGAGCGCGAGATGGAAGAGCAGGTCCTCGACTCGATGGATCTCGAAAAGGAGCGTGGGATAACCATCAAGGCGCAGACCGCTGCGCTCACGTACAAGGCGCGCGACGGACAGGTCTACAACCTCAATCTGATCGACACGCCGGGGCACGTCGACTTCTCGTACGAAGTGAGCCGGTCGCTGTCCGCATGCGAAGGCGCGCTGCTCGTGGTCGACGCCAGCCAGGGCGTCGAGGCGCAGACCGTCGCCAACTGCTACACCGCGCTCGACCTCGGCGTCGAAGTCGTGCCGGTGCTGAACAAGATGGACCTGCCGCAGGCGGACCCCGAGAACGCGAAGGCGGAGATCGAGGACGTCATCGGCATCGACGCGAGCAACGCCATTCCCTGCTCGGCCAAGACGGGCCTGGGCATCGACGAGATCCTGGAGGCGATCGTCGCGCGCATGCCGGCGCCCAAGGGCAACCCGGACGGCCCGCTGCGCGCCATGATCATCGACAGCTGGTTCGACAGCTACGTCGGCGTCGTCATGCTGGTGCGAGTGGTCGACGGCCGCCTCGCCAAGGGCGACCGCATCAAGCTGATGGCGACGGACTCGACGTACGAGACGACCCAGCTGGGCGTGTTCACGCCGGGCAACGCGCCGCGCGATGCGCTGGTCGCCGGCGAGGTGGGCTACATCATTGCCGGCATCAAGGAGCTGCAGGCCGCGAAGGTCGGCGACACCGTGACGCTGGTGAAGGCCGGCAGCGGCGGCGCCGCGTTCACGGCGACCGAGCCGTTGCCCGGTTTCAAGGAAATCCAGCCGCAGGTGTTCGCGGGCCTGTACCCGGTCGAAGCCAACCAGTACGACTCGCTGCGCGACAGCCTGGAGAAGCTCAAGCTCAACGACGCCTCGCTGCACTACGAGCCCGAGGTGAGCCAGGCGCTGGGGTTCGGCTTTCGCTGCGGCTTCCTGGGCCTGCTGCACATGGACATCGTGCAGGAGCGGCTGGAGCGCGAGTTCGACCAGGACCTGATCACCACGGCGCCGAGCGTGGTCTACCAGGTGCAGCAGGGCGACGGCGAGGTGGTCATGGTGGAGAACCCCGCGAAGATGCCCGAGGTCGGCCGCATCCAGGAGATCCGCGAGCCGATCGTCACTGTGCACCTGTACATGCCGCAGGAGTACGTCGGCGCCGTGATGACGCTGGCCAACCAGAAGCGCGGCCTGCAGATCAACATGGCCTACCACGGTCGCCAGGTGATGCTGACGTACGAGCTGCCGCTGGGCGAGATCGTGCTGGACTTCTTCGACAAGCTGAAGTCGGTCAGCCGCGGCTACGCCTCGATGGACTACGAGTTCAAGGAGTACCGCGCTTCCGACGTCGTGAAGGTCGACATCCTGCTCAACGGCGAGAAGGTCGACGCGCTGTCCATCATCGTGCACCGCACGCAGGCCCAGTACCGGGGCCGGGCGGTGGTGGCGAAGATGCGCGAGATCATCAGCCGCCAGATGTTCGACGTCGCCATCCAGGCGGCGATCGGCGCCAACGTGATCGCGCGCGAGACCGTCAAGGCGCTGCGCAAGAACGTGCTGGCAAAATGCTACGGCGGCGACATCACCCGCAAGCGCAAGCTCCTCGAAAAACAGAAGGCAGGCAAGAAACGCATGAAGCAGATCGGCTCGGTCGAAGTCCCCCAGGAGGCGTTCCTCGCCATCCTGCAGGTCGAGGAGTGA
- a CDS encoding DegQ family serine endoprotease yields the protein MFDTFLRPLLGPALVAAAVAFVPATTAAQSAPQPRSLPDFTDLVEQVGPAVVGIRTLERVRGPSSQEGPMDEEMQEFFRRFFGVPAPLPNQPRRPGTPNRPQPPEQEPQARGVGSGFILSADGFVMTNAHVVEGADEVLVTLTDKREFKAKIIGADKRTDVAVVKIDATGLPFVKIGDVGKLKVGEWVMAIGSPFGLENTVTAGIVSAKSRDTGDLVQFIQTDVAINPGNSGGPLINLRGEVVGINSQIYSRSGGFMGISFAIPIDEATRVAEQLRTTGKVTRGRIGVQIDSVTKDVAESIGLGKAQGALVRSVEAGSPADKAGIEAGDIITKFNGQAIDRATDLPRLVGNTKPGTRSTVSVFRRGGSRDLTVQVAEFETDKPAQRPGEREKPRSGPGSQSLGLAVADLTDAQKREMKVKGGVRVEAVADQAARAGIREGDVIVAIGNTEVNTVREFEAAIAKIDRTKPIPVLLRRGDLATYLLIRPSR from the coding sequence ATGTTCGACACCTTCCTCCGCCCGCTGCTCGGCCCGGCCCTGGTGGCCGCCGCCGTCGCGTTCGTTCCCGCCACCACCGCCGCGCAGTCGGCGCCGCAGCCGCGCTCGCTGCCGGATTTCACCGACCTCGTCGAACAGGTCGGCCCGGCGGTGGTCGGCATCCGCACGCTGGAGCGCGTGCGCGGCCCGTCCTCGCAGGAGGGGCCGATGGACGAGGAGATGCAGGAGTTCTTCCGCCGCTTCTTCGGCGTGCCGGCGCCGCTGCCCAACCAGCCGCGCCGACCGGGCACGCCCAACCGGCCGCAGCCGCCGGAGCAGGAACCCCAGGCGCGCGGTGTCGGGTCCGGCTTCATCCTCAGCGCGGACGGCTTCGTCATGACGAACGCCCACGTGGTCGAAGGCGCGGACGAGGTGCTGGTCACGCTCACCGACAAGCGCGAGTTCAAGGCCAAGATCATCGGCGCGGACAAGCGCACCGACGTCGCGGTCGTGAAGATCGACGCCACCGGCCTGCCGTTCGTGAAGATCGGCGACGTCGGCAAGCTCAAGGTCGGCGAGTGGGTGATGGCCATCGGCTCGCCGTTCGGCCTCGAGAACACCGTGACCGCCGGCATCGTGAGCGCGAAATCGCGCGACACCGGCGACCTGGTCCAGTTCATCCAGACCGACGTCGCGATCAACCCGGGCAACTCCGGCGGCCCGCTGATCAACCTGCGCGGCGAGGTGGTCGGCATCAACAGCCAGATCTACTCGCGCTCGGGCGGCTTCATGGGCATCTCGTTCGCGATCCCGATCGACGAGGCCACGCGCGTGGCCGAGCAGCTGCGCACGACCGGCAAGGTCACGCGCGGGCGCATCGGCGTGCAGATCGACTCGGTCACCAAGGACGTCGCCGAATCCATCGGCCTGGGCAAGGCGCAGGGCGCGCTGGTGCGCAGCGTCGAGGCCGGCTCGCCGGCGGACAAGGCCGGCATCGAAGCCGGCGACATCATCACGAAGTTCAACGGCCAGGCGATCGATCGTGCAACCGACCTGCCGCGCCTGGTGGGCAACACCAAGCCCGGCACGCGCTCGACGGTGTCCGTGTTCCGCCGCGGCGGCTCGCGCGACCTCACGGTGCAGGTCGCCGAGTTCGAGACCGACAAGCCCGCGCAGCGTCCGGGCGAGCGCGAGAAGCCGCGCAGCGGCCCGGGCTCGCAGTCGCTGGGGCTCGCGGTCGCCGACCTCACCGACGCGCAGAAGCGCGAGATGAAGGTGAAGGGCGGCGTGCGGGTGGAGGCCGTGGCCGACCAGGCCGCGCGCGCCGGCATCCGCGAGGGCGACGTCATCGTGGCGATCGGCAACACGGAGGTGAACACCGTGCGCGAGTTCGAGGCGGCCATCGCCAAGATCGACCGCACCAAGCCGATCCCGGTGCTCCTGCGCCGCGGCGACCTGGCGACCTACCTGCTGATCCGGCCCAGCCGCTGA
- a CDS encoding MucB/RseB C-terminal domain-containing protein, with protein MASVLAPTRTTVRWACALAAAGAAVLASAQGTERGINDWLMRMQEASRARSYVGTFVVSSGAGAMSSARIWHVANGGQQVERVEVLTGAPRSTFRRNDEVLTFLPEHRLVRAERRDSLGVFPNLLKSTDVSIPDFYAAKRVGADRVAGFDADVVQLAPKDAMRFGYRVWTEKRSGLVMKLQTLDADGNVLEQAAFSELQLDTPVRAEKLAQMMQPPAGWRVERADAVKTSAAAEGWSLRSAVAGFKPMNCYKRPQPGGAGDGGIQWIFSDGLASVSLFVEPYDRQRHVQEGLFAAGATQTLTRRVDDWWLTAVGEVPPQTLKAFAQNLERRR; from the coding sequence ATGGCTAGCGTGCTGGCGCCGACCCGAACCACCGTCCGCTGGGCGTGCGCCCTCGCTGCCGCCGGTGCCGCGGTGCTGGCCAGCGCGCAGGGCACCGAGCGAGGCATCAACGACTGGTTGATGCGCATGCAGGAGGCGTCGCGCGCCCGCAGCTATGTCGGCACGTTCGTCGTGTCCTCCGGCGCGGGCGCGATGTCCAGCGCCCGCATCTGGCACGTCGCCAACGGCGGGCAGCAGGTCGAACGGGTCGAAGTCCTCACCGGCGCCCCGCGCTCCACGTTCCGGCGCAACGACGAGGTCCTCACCTTCCTCCCCGAGCACCGGCTGGTGCGCGCCGAGCGCCGCGATTCGCTCGGCGTGTTCCCCAACCTGCTGAAGTCGACCGACGTGTCGATCCCCGACTTCTATGCCGCCAAGCGCGTCGGCGCGGACCGGGTGGCGGGCTTCGACGCCGACGTCGTGCAGCTCGCGCCCAAGGACGCGATGCGCTTCGGCTACCGCGTGTGGACCGAGAAGCGCTCCGGCCTGGTGATGAAGCTGCAGACGCTGGACGCCGACGGCAACGTGCTGGAGCAGGCCGCGTTTTCGGAGCTGCAGCTGGACACCCCCGTGCGCGCCGAGAAGCTCGCGCAGATGATGCAGCCGCCGGCGGGCTGGCGCGTCGAGCGGGCCGACGCGGTCAAGACCTCCGCGGCCGCCGAGGGCTGGTCGCTGCGGTCGGCGGTGGCCGGCTTCAAGCCGATGAACTGCTACAAGCGCCCGCAGCCCGGCGGCGCCGGCGACGGCGGCATCCAGTGGATCTTCTCGGACGGGCTCGCGTCCGTGTCCCTGTTCGTCGAGCCCTACGATCGCCAGCGCCACGTCCAGGAAGGCCTGTTCGCCGCGGGTGCCACGCAGACGCTCACGCGCCGGGTGGACGACTGGTGGCTGACGGCGGTCGGCGAGGTGCCGCCGCAGACGCTGAAGGCGTTCGCCCAGAATCTCGAACGCCGTCGCTGA
- a CDS encoding sigma-E factor negative regulatory protein, with protein MDDTMDSRNEDISALADGRLDGDAFAAAVQAVCGDREAMATWHTYHVIGDVLRSGEAAYAAPAAPFLARLSERLAQEECPRPAAGNDIRPIQVRPAANDGVFRWKLVAGVASVAAVAAVGWSVVAPGFGPASAQLASASTPAGRPATVLAATGQGVMIRDPRLDELMAAHRQFGGASALQMPAGFLRNATFEGPAR; from the coding sequence ATGGACGACACGATGGACAGCAGGAACGAGGACATCTCAGCGCTCGCGGACGGGCGGCTCGATGGCGACGCCTTCGCCGCCGCCGTGCAGGCGGTGTGCGGCGACCGGGAGGCGATGGCCACCTGGCACACGTACCACGTCATCGGCGACGTGCTGCGCTCGGGCGAGGCCGCCTACGCGGCGCCCGCGGCGCCGTTCCTCGCGCGCCTGTCGGAACGGCTGGCGCAGGAGGAATGCCCCCGGCCCGCGGCCGGCAACGACATCCGCCCGATCCAGGTCCGGCCCGCCGCGAACGACGGCGTGTTCCGCTGGAAGCTGGTGGCCGGCGTCGCTTCGGTCGCGGCCGTCGCGGCGGTGGGCTGGTCGGTCGTGGCACCCGGCTTCGGCCCCGCGTCGGCGCAGCTCGCGTCCGCTTCCACGCCCGCCGGCCGTCCGGCGACCGTGCTGGCCGCGACCGGGCAGGGCGTGATGATCCGCGACCCGCGCCTGGACGAATTGATGGCCGCGCACCGCCAGTTCGGTGGCGCGTCGGCGTTGCAGATGCCCGCGGGCTTCCTGCGCAACGCCACCTTCGAAGGCCCGGCGCGCTGA